Proteins from a genomic interval of Streptomyces sp. NBC_01445:
- a CDS encoding peptidase C39 family protein → MTRPEPLSRRTLLTAAAATAGAAALATTAGTAVAGTGAPARTHAAPRLVDNHAWTSHSDWRSGTAAGTRAVAGSRPGLTLATPEGRTDYTDPHTGKTATWEYGRWTSPAHRLSVPATEVIASWNARTPAGTWIQIELQGTYSDGAATPWYVMGRWAAGDQDIRRTSVDDQSDGKSSIWTDTFAIDDAASGLRLVSYRLRLTLYRAPGSKASPLVWRLGAMGSDVPDRFSVPASKPGLAKELSVPRYSQSIHAGQYPEYDNGGEAWCSPTSSQMIVEYWGREPSSDDLSWVNPDYTDPQVCHAARFTYDYQYEGCGNWPFNAAYASTYKDLQGVVTRLGSLGDLETLIAAGIPAITSQSFLKEELTGAGYGTSGHLMTVIGFTADGDVIANDPASPSDTAVRRVYKRAEWEKIWLRTKRYNASGSVVSGTGGVCYLYFPAHPTPKQRRALEAVGVR, encoded by the coding sequence CACGCGGCCCCGCGCCTCGTGGACAACCACGCCTGGACCTCGCACTCGGACTGGCGCTCCGGAACGGCGGCCGGCACCCGCGCGGTCGCCGGGTCCCGCCCCGGGCTCACGCTCGCGACCCCCGAGGGCCGCACCGACTACACGGATCCGCACACGGGCAAGACCGCCACCTGGGAGTACGGCCGGTGGACCTCCCCGGCGCACCGCCTGTCGGTGCCCGCCACGGAGGTCATCGCCTCCTGGAACGCGCGGACACCGGCCGGTACCTGGATCCAGATCGAGCTCCAGGGCACTTACTCCGACGGCGCGGCGACGCCCTGGTACGTGATGGGCCGCTGGGCCGCGGGTGACCAGGACATCCGGCGGACCTCCGTCGACGACCAGTCGGACGGCAAGTCCAGTATCTGGACGGACACCTTCGCCATCGACGACGCGGCCTCGGGCCTGCGCCTCGTCTCGTACCGCCTGCGGCTGACCCTGTACCGCGCGCCGGGCTCCAAGGCATCGCCCCTCGTGTGGCGGCTCGGGGCCATGGGCTCCGACGTGCCCGACCGCTTCTCGGTCCCGGCCTCGAAGCCGGGGCTCGCCAAGGAGCTGTCCGTTCCGCGCTACTCGCAGAGCATCCACGCGGGCCAGTACCCCGAGTACGACAACGGCGGCGAGGCCTGGTGCAGCCCCACCTCCTCGCAGATGATCGTCGAGTACTGGGGCCGCGAGCCCTCGTCGGACGACCTCTCCTGGGTCAACCCGGACTACACGGACCCGCAGGTCTGCCACGCGGCCCGCTTCACGTACGACTACCAGTACGAGGGCTGCGGCAACTGGCCCTTCAACGCGGCCTACGCGTCGACGTACAAGGACCTCCAGGGAGTCGTCACGCGGCTCGGTTCGCTCGGTGACCTGGAGACCCTGATCGCGGCGGGGATCCCGGCCATAACGTCGCAGTCGTTCCTCAAGGAGGAGCTGACAGGCGCGGGTTACGGGACGTCCGGACACCTCATGACGGTGATCGGCTTCACCGCGGACGGTGACGTGATCGCCAACGACCCGGCGTCGCCGAGCGACACGGCCGTGCGCCGCGTCTACAAGCGGGCCGAGTGGGAGAAAATCTGGCTGCGTACCAAGAGGTACAACGCCAGTGGCAGCGTCGTGTCCGGCACCGGCGGCGTCTGCTACCTGTACTTCCCGGCCCACCCGACCCCGAAGCAGCGCCGCGCGCTCGAGGCGGTCGGCGTCCGCTGA
- a CDS encoding SCO1431 family membrane protein, giving the protein MTATTATNRAARTRTGGPKDNGPKILEHVLGWTFVVVLAMFVTQAGLM; this is encoded by the coding sequence ATGACCGCGACCACCGCCACGAACCGCGCCGCCCGGACCCGCACCGGCGGCCCCAAGGACAACGGCCCCAAGATCCTGGAGCACGTCCTCGGCTGGACCTTCGTCGTGGTCCTCGCCATGTTCGTCACGCAGGCCGGACTGATGTGA